In one Nicotiana tomentosiformis chromosome 6, ASM39032v3, whole genome shotgun sequence genomic region, the following are encoded:
- the LOC138894889 gene encoding uncharacterized protein, with amino-acid sequence MASDFMDRFRFNTENAPDVFYIQNLKKTSTETFREYATRWRSEAAKVRPALEEEQMNKFFARAQDPQYYERLMVIENHKFSDIIKLGERIKEGIKSTMVTNFEALQATNKALQSGVYPRRKK; translated from the coding sequence ATGGCatcggatttcatggatcggttcaggtttaacacagaaaacgcaccggacgttttctatattcaaaatctcaagaagacgTCAACGGAAACTTTTcgtgagtatgctactcggtggaggtctgaagctgcaaaagtaagaccagcactggaagaagaacagatgaataagttcttcgccAGGGCCCAGGATCCACAATACTACGAAAGGTTAATGGTTATCGAGAATCAcaaattctccgacatcatcaaattgggggAAAGGATTAAAGAAGGGATCAAGAGTACAATGGTAACTAATTTTGAGGCATTACAGGCTACgaataaagctttgcagtcaggggtatatccaagaagaaagaagtag